From one Nonomuraea polychroma genomic stretch:
- a CDS encoding MFS transporter gives MWSVRSVSIAILPTRRSITCTTHTTATEELSACPKQADAIPVRHGPIDASGSLQRTGEQRRNRQARLAVALLYVIMSMPIGGWAARVPDVRRQVGADDTIWGLANTVPSVGNIIGLCTIVLLAGRVGSRLLAVVGAGLVLLTVPLMAWSANFAAVVLGLTTWALVAHIMDIPMGALALEVQRRYRRPLMGSFDACFGAGTLIGGIAGTLSAALGVPPWVQFAVTSGLLVLCLAAVARWLPEEIREGNGTLRTSLRRRFNRRMLPITAMAFLSGYVSESAILWNAIYVSETMGAGSVAGGISYTAAATAGTVALLAVDRATARLGIVRLVRTSTLFAAAGFGVCLVISSPAAAIIGFVLLAAGMSAVNPSVYTLAGNQEGLSSSEGVSMVEIGQMPGASIVAPALIGALSGAIGLRFALTSIVIAVLLLSVLVGRVRYANCQG, from the coding sequence ATGTGGTCCGTTCGTAGCGTTTCTATCGCGATTCTGCCAACGCGCAGAAGCATTACCTGCACGACTCACACGACCGCCACGGAGGAGCTTTCGGCATGCCCGAAACAGGCCGACGCGATACCGGTGAGGCACGGCCCGATTGACGCCTCAGGAAGTCTGCAACGTACTGGCGAGCAGCGCAGAAATCGACAGGCGCGCCTAGCCGTCGCCCTGCTCTATGTGATCATGAGCATGCCCATCGGCGGGTGGGCTGCCCGAGTCCCCGACGTGCGCCGACAGGTGGGTGCGGACGACACTATCTGGGGCTTGGCGAACACCGTGCCGAGCGTCGGAAACATCATCGGCCTCTGCACGATCGTCCTCTTGGCAGGGCGGGTCGGTAGCCGTCTCCTTGCTGTCGTCGGGGCTGGGCTCGTCCTCCTGACCGTGCCTCTCATGGCGTGGTCGGCCAACTTCGCGGCGGTGGTGCTCGGCTTGACGACGTGGGCTCTGGTCGCCCACATCATGGACATCCCCATGGGCGCACTCGCGCTCGAGGTCCAACGCCGCTACCGCAGACCCCTCATGGGCAGTTTCGATGCCTGCTTCGGAGCAGGGACGCTGATCGGCGGAATAGCCGGCACGTTGTCGGCGGCCTTGGGAGTGCCCCCGTGGGTACAGTTCGCCGTCACGAGTGGACTGCTCGTGCTGTGCTTGGCGGCGGTGGCTCGATGGTTGCCTGAGGAGATCAGGGAGGGAAACGGGACGCTCCGGACGTCGCTGCGGAGAAGGTTCAACCGCCGGATGCTCCCGATCACTGCGATGGCCTTCCTGTCCGGATACGTGTCCGAGTCGGCGATCCTCTGGAACGCCATCTACGTCTCCGAAACCATGGGCGCGGGCTCCGTTGCCGGCGGCATCTCCTACACCGCTGCCGCTACTGCGGGCACCGTGGCGTTGCTGGCCGTGGACCGAGCCACGGCACGCCTGGGCATTGTCCGCCTCGTGCGGACGTCCACCTTATTTGCGGCGGCAGGATTCGGCGTCTGTCTCGTGATCAGTAGTCCTGCGGCGGCGATCATCGGATTCGTTCTCCTCGCGGCAGGGATGTCAGCCGTGAATCCGAGCGTCTACACCCTTGCCGGGAACCAGGAGGGCCTGTCGTCAAGCGAGGGCGTCTCAATGGTGGAGATCGGGCAGATGCCGGGAGCGTCGATCGTCGCGCCGGCGTTGATCGGTGCCTTGAGCGGCGCGATCGGACTCCGCTTCGCTTTGACGTCCATCGTCATCGCGGTGTTGCTGCTAAGCGTGCTGGTGGGACGAGTCCGCTATGCCAATTGCCAGGGGTAA
- a CDS encoding helix-turn-helix domain-containing protein — MSAHSRWKTIKAARLREDVVEHSEYAQAGLDLRLGDMVRARRIELGLTQAEVAQRAQIGQPALSRIEGGGGVPTLAMLDRLARAMGTTFTITVGQDAT; from the coding sequence ATGTCGGCACACAGCAGATGGAAGACGATTAAGGCAGCTCGGCTGCGTGAAGACGTGGTCGAACATTCCGAGTATGCGCAGGCGGGGCTGGATCTGCGGCTGGGCGACATGGTGCGGGCGCGGCGGATCGAGTTGGGCCTGACTCAGGCTGAGGTGGCGCAGCGTGCGCAGATCGGCCAGCCCGCTCTGTCCCGGATCGAGGGCGGCGGTGGTGTGCCGACGCTTGCCATGCTGGATCGGCTGGCCCGGGCAATGGGTACGACGTTCACGATCACCGTCGGACAGGATGCGACCTGA
- a CDS encoding carbohydrate ABC transporter permease — MTALTSRKPSKLAPWEERRSPVGQVGKGTLVTLIVLAVLGPLYTIVLTSLSSSATVNRAGGLVLVPDGITFEAYRQIFSDTVVSRAVLVSTGVTVIGTLASTAVSILGAYSLSRPGSFLHRPLLFSILLMFVFFPGIIPVYLMVSGLGLKDTYWSLILPTAVSAFNVVVLRSFFMNIPGEVLDSARIDGAGEFRILWRIVLPMSKAVTAVVAMFYAVGYWNAWFNAMLYIDDTRKWPLALILRQYVVDSNPLPAATAGVTGDAPPTLAIKMAIVVIAVVPALIIYPFVQRHFTKGVIVGAIKG; from the coding sequence ATGACAGCTCTGACGTCCAGGAAACCGTCGAAGCTGGCGCCTTGGGAGGAGCGGCGCTCGCCGGTCGGCCAGGTGGGCAAGGGCACGCTGGTGACGTTGATCGTCCTGGCCGTGCTCGGCCCCCTCTACACGATCGTGCTGACCAGTCTCAGCTCGTCGGCCACCGTCAACCGCGCCGGCGGGCTCGTGCTGGTGCCCGACGGGATCACGTTCGAGGCGTACCGGCAGATCTTCTCCGACACCGTGGTCAGCAGGGCCGTACTGGTCAGCACCGGGGTGACCGTCATCGGGACGCTGGCCAGCACCGCGGTCAGCATCCTGGGGGCGTACTCGCTGTCACGCCCCGGCTCGTTCCTGCACCGGCCGCTGCTGTTCAGCATCCTGCTGATGTTCGTGTTCTTCCCCGGCATCATCCCCGTGTATTTGATGGTGAGCGGTCTGGGCCTGAAGGACACGTACTGGTCGCTGATCCTCCCGACGGCCGTCTCCGCGTTCAACGTGGTGGTGCTGCGCTCGTTCTTCATGAACATCCCCGGGGAGGTCCTGGACAGCGCGCGCATCGACGGAGCCGGCGAGTTCCGCATCCTGTGGCGCATCGTGTTGCCCATGTCGAAGGCGGTCACGGCCGTCGTCGCGATGTTCTACGCGGTGGGCTACTGGAACGCCTGGTTCAACGCCATGTTGTACATCGACGACACGCGTAAATGGCCCCTGGCGTTGATCCTGCGGCAGTACGTGGTGGACTCGAACCCGCTGCCGGCGGCGACGGCGGGGGTGACAGGCGACGCACCCCCGACCCTGGCGATCAAGATGGCGATCGTCGTGATCGCCGTCGTGCCCGCCTTGATCATCTACCCCTTCGTCCAACGCCACTTCACCAAGGGCGTCATCGTGGGGGCCATCAAGGGCTAA
- a CDS encoding ABC transporter permease, whose protein sequence is MGVVTAKRPVKPGPAPTAEQVKITWQAKLRRDWPLLVMNLPMFLLVLAFWWIPALGNVIAFQDYNPYTGGITGSPIIGFTNFALLFQDPQFLRAIANTLSITAFQLAFYFPVPIMLALLLNSIVSARLRAFVQGVVYMPYFFSWVLVVAIFQQMFGGAGLLAQILRERGHEGVDWMTNSDTFILLITSQTIWKDAGWGAIIFLAALSTIDPNLYEAAAVDGARRWRRMWHITLPGLRPVIVLLLILRLGDALNVGFEQFMLQRSAVGSGASEVFDTFVYWQGLRTGDLGYGAAAGLFKGLVGLLLILAANRVAHAMGERGVYSRS, encoded by the coding sequence ATGGGGGTAGTCACGGCCAAGCGGCCGGTCAAGCCCGGCCCGGCCCCCACCGCTGAACAGGTGAAAATAACCTGGCAGGCCAAGCTACGCAGGGACTGGCCGCTGCTGGTGATGAACCTGCCGATGTTCCTGCTGGTGCTCGCCTTCTGGTGGATCCCGGCGCTCGGCAACGTCATCGCCTTCCAGGACTACAACCCCTACACCGGCGGCATCACCGGCAGCCCGATCATCGGCTTCACCAACTTCGCGCTGCTCTTCCAGGACCCGCAGTTCCTGCGGGCGATCGCGAACACGCTGTCGATCACGGCCTTCCAGCTCGCCTTCTACTTCCCCGTGCCGATCATGCTGGCGTTGCTGCTCAACAGCATCGTCTCGGCCAGGCTGAGGGCGTTCGTGCAGGGCGTCGTCTACATGCCGTACTTCTTCTCCTGGGTGCTGGTCGTGGCCATCTTCCAGCAGATGTTCGGCGGGGCCGGCCTGCTCGCGCAGATCCTGCGCGAGCGCGGCCACGAGGGCGTCGACTGGATGACGAACTCCGACACGTTCATCCTGCTCATCACCAGCCAGACCATCTGGAAGGACGCCGGCTGGGGCGCGATCATCTTCCTGGCCGCGCTGAGCACCATCGACCCCAACCTGTACGAGGCCGCCGCCGTGGACGGGGCCCGCAGGTGGCGGCGCATGTGGCACATCACGCTGCCCGGGCTGCGCCCGGTGATCGTGCTGCTGCTGATCCTGCGCCTGGGTGACGCGCTGAACGTCGGGTTCGAGCAGTTCATGCTGCAACGCAGCGCCGTCGGCAGCGGGGCGTCCGAAGTGTTCGACACGTTCGTCTACTGGCAGGGCCTGCGTACCGGGGACCTCGGGTACGGGGCGGCGGCCGGGTTGTTCAAGGGCCTGGTCGGGCTGCTGCTGATCCTGGCGGCCAACCGGGTCGCGCACGCGATGGGCGAGCGAGGGGTGTATTCGCGATCATGA
- a CDS encoding extracellular solute-binding protein produces the protein MATNTTRRGFLGLVGASVLVAGCAEKKATSKGTAVAADKLKSLVPTRIPFEIPGLKPDLPGSEFVAPGFLTRPANMVQAVTTKPLTSGKEVTAMTPLWGTVPPGLGENSYYEYMNERLGGTVRFNISDGNTYHEKLSTTLASGDVPEMVMVPGWELIKIARFTEAANKLFADLGPYLAGDKAKEFPLLANYDTAAWQYGVFGGILQGIPWQNEPFPFATFVRQDIMEELGLQHPKSGDDLLVLGKAITDAKKKRWAFGGGMEQEMQRAFGAPREWRKKSDGTLEYKYETAEFAASIEFMVKLFEAGYMHPDLVANKDADMKGPFGSGQMIIYRDGLGAWHENLGRFQTDNPKFDMQAVVPYPAKPGGKTIMWRNEPAGMFVFIKKGLGDARTRELLALSNWTSAPFGTQEYELVTNGVEGKHYNVKDGKVEQTALGRKEVAPTYMFLSGRPPANEKVQYKGLVQALYDWQTQAAKLLENDPFVGIRVEVPSKMAGLAQPTEDKMQEIFRGKRPVSEWAKIVKEWQDGGGNEAREFYMKVARENGRL, from the coding sequence ATGGCGACCAACACGACTCGCCGCGGGTTCCTCGGCCTGGTAGGCGCAAGCGTTCTGGTGGCGGGCTGCGCCGAGAAAAAAGCAACCTCCAAGGGCACCGCCGTGGCGGCGGACAAGCTCAAGAGCCTGGTACCGACGCGGATCCCGTTCGAGATCCCCGGGCTCAAGCCGGACCTTCCTGGCAGCGAGTTCGTCGCGCCCGGCTTCCTGACCCGACCGGCCAACATGGTGCAGGCCGTCACTACCAAGCCGCTGACCAGCGGCAAGGAAGTGACCGCGATGACGCCACTGTGGGGGACCGTGCCGCCCGGGCTGGGCGAAAACTCCTACTACGAGTACATGAACGAGCGTCTGGGCGGCACCGTCCGCTTCAACATCTCGGACGGCAACACCTACCACGAGAAGCTCAGCACCACCCTGGCCAGCGGCGACGTACCCGAGATGGTCATGGTCCCGGGCTGGGAACTCATCAAGATCGCCCGTTTCACCGAGGCGGCCAACAAGCTCTTCGCCGATCTGGGGCCCTACCTGGCCGGGGACAAGGCCAAGGAGTTCCCGCTGCTGGCCAACTACGACACCGCGGCCTGGCAGTACGGCGTCTTCGGCGGCATCCTCCAGGGCATCCCCTGGCAGAACGAGCCGTTCCCGTTCGCCACGTTCGTCCGCCAGGACATCATGGAAGAGCTGGGCCTGCAGCACCCCAAGAGCGGCGACGACCTACTCGTGCTCGGCAAGGCCATCACCGACGCGAAGAAGAAGCGCTGGGCCTTCGGCGGCGGCATGGAGCAGGAGATGCAGCGGGCCTTCGGCGCGCCGCGCGAGTGGCGCAAGAAGAGCGACGGCACGCTCGAGTACAAGTACGAGACCGCCGAATTTGCCGCCTCGATCGAGTTCATGGTCAAGCTCTTCGAGGCCGGGTACATGCATCCCGACCTCGTGGCCAACAAGGACGCCGACATGAAGGGCCCCTTCGGCAGCGGCCAGATGATCATCTACCGGGACGGTCTCGGCGCCTGGCACGAGAACCTCGGCCGCTTCCAGACCGACAACCCCAAGTTCGACATGCAGGCCGTCGTCCCCTACCCGGCCAAGCCCGGCGGCAAGACGATCATGTGGCGAAACGAGCCCGCCGGCATGTTCGTCTTCATCAAGAAGGGTCTGGGCGACGCCCGCACGCGCGAGCTGCTCGCGCTGTCCAACTGGACCTCGGCACCTTTCGGCACGCAGGAGTACGAGCTGGTCACCAACGGCGTCGAGGGCAAGCACTACAACGTCAAGGACGGCAAGGTCGAGCAGACCGCGCTGGGCCGCAAGGAGGTCGCGCCCACGTACATGTTCCTGTCCGGCCGGCCGCCGGCGAACGAGAAGGTCCAGTACAAAGGCCTCGTCCAGGCCCTGTACGACTGGCAGACGCAGGCCGCGAAGCTCCTGGAGAACGACCCGTTCGTCGGGATCCGCGTGGAGGTGCCCTCCAAGATGGCCGGCCTGGCGCAGCCCACAGAGGACAAGATGCAGGAGATCTTCCGCGGCAAGCGGCCCGTCTCCGAGTGGGCGAAGATCGTCAAGGAGTGGCAGGACGGCGGCGGCAACGAGGCGCGTGAGTTCTACATGAAGGTCGCGCGGGAGAACGGCAGGCTGTGA
- a CDS encoding ROK family transcriptional regulator, whose protein sequence is MITSTTGPQPADFADVRATNLAVVLRFVREHAPCSRADIAASTGLNKATVSSLVADLIDRRLVRETGLTENRVGRPATMLVLDGSPYAAIGVEINVDHVSAVATGLAGERLLTWRRSFSTGDSVNQGVASVGAIIRRVVNRMAKEERQVLGLAVAVPGLVDVQGTVRLAPNLGWRDADIGGDLAKALRDPGFPIQVDNDANLAALAEQRFGAHAGASDLVYLTGEMGVGAGIILDGRLRRGGLGYSGEIGHVQLDPEGPECHCGRRGCLEVMAGIGAVLRKVPSPAEIQIEIEESVRLARAGDADTLALLDSVGRSLGRGVSVLANLLNPEVVILGGYYVPLAPWLLPAVHDELSDRAIASEAGGCQVVASTLGHDAAALGGAARVLDSIDSGRLPGGLSRIP, encoded by the coding sequence TTGATCACTTCTACGACCGGCCCGCAGCCGGCCGACTTCGCCGACGTACGGGCCACCAACCTAGCGGTCGTGCTGCGGTTCGTACGCGAGCACGCCCCCTGCTCGCGCGCCGACATCGCGGCCTCCACGGGCCTCAACAAGGCCACCGTGTCGAGCCTGGTCGCCGACCTCATCGACCGGCGGCTGGTCCGCGAGACCGGCCTGACGGAAAACCGCGTGGGCCGGCCGGCCACGATGCTGGTCCTGGACGGTTCGCCGTACGCGGCCATCGGAGTCGAGATCAACGTCGACCACGTGTCGGCCGTGGCCACCGGTCTCGCGGGGGAGCGGCTGCTGACGTGGCGGCGCTCGTTCTCGACCGGCGACTCGGTCAACCAGGGGGTGGCCAGCGTCGGGGCGATCATCAGGCGGGTGGTCAACCGCATGGCCAAGGAGGAGCGCCAGGTGCTCGGCCTGGCCGTGGCCGTGCCGGGGCTGGTCGACGTGCAGGGCACCGTTCGCCTGGCGCCCAACCTCGGCTGGCGTGACGCCGACATCGGCGGGGACCTGGCCAAGGCGCTGCGCGATCCCGGCTTCCCCATCCAGGTGGACAACGACGCCAACCTCGCGGCCCTGGCCGAGCAGCGTTTCGGGGCCCACGCCGGCGCCTCCGACCTGGTCTACCTGACCGGCGAGATGGGCGTGGGCGCGGGCATCATCCTCGACGGGCGGCTGCGCCGCGGCGGCCTCGGCTACAGCGGCGAGATCGGCCATGTGCAGCTGGATCCCGAGGGCCCCGAGTGCCACTGCGGCCGGCGCGGTTGCCTGGAGGTCATGGCGGGGATCGGCGCCGTGTTGCGCAAGGTCCCTTCCCCCGCCGAGATCCAGATCGAGATAGAGGAGTCGGTGCGCCTGGCCCGGGCCGGAGACGCCGACACCCTGGCCCTGCTGGATTCGGTCGGCCGGAGCCTGGGCCGGGGAGTGTCCGTTCTGGCCAACCTGCTCAATCCCGAGGTGGTGATCCTCGGTGGCTACTACGTGCCGCTCGCGCCGTGGTTGTTGCCGGCCGTCCACGACGAGCTGAGCGACCGCGCCATCGCCTCCGAAGCAGGGGGATGCCAGGTCGTGGCCTCGACGTTGGGCCACGACGCGGCCGCCCTGGGCGGCGCGGCAAGAGTCCTCGATTCCATTGATTCGGGAAGATTGCCCGGGGGATTGTCGCGAATCCCTTGA
- a CDS encoding glycoside hydrolase family 3 protein, whose protein sequence is MTMHEPPFRDPSVPLTDRIDDLVRRLTLEEKVGLLHQYQAPVERVGLGAFRTGTEALHGLAWLGPATVFPQAIGLASTWDLDLMRRVGEATSDEVLAFHHKDPAGAGLNVWAPVVNPLRDPRWGRNEEGYSEDPWLTGVMATAYARGLRGSAPEVLKTAPTLKHFLAYNNETDRCTTSSSMPPRVLHEYELPAFRPAIEQGVAVAVMPSYNLVNGRPAHLSPLINSVLRTWAPDDLLVVSDAYAPGNLTSLQGYHDTLPEAYAHAVKAGLDSFTQDDDRSEATLGHLRHALEQGLLAEEDVDAAVRHALSIRLRLGEFDPATPYDDIDESVVNCPDHQALAREAARRSFVLLKNDGLLPLADVTRIAVIGQLGDTLMEDWYSGTLPYAVTARAGLAERCETVFCEAVDRVTLTADAGPVIADPAGGPLQIRTAEAGAFDLFDWGGGAYALRSVTTGRFVSVVDGTLVNDQPGPNGWEVRETFRMEERPRGTLALRHISTGCYVGAGEDGVLRLVDDADQAVWLAMEVLRSGTDQAARLAADADVAVVVVGDHPLVNGRETEDRMTLALASAQDAVVAAVRKANPRTVMVITSGYPLTWTDDEVPAVLWSAHGGQEYGHALAEVLFGDADPEGRLTQTWYRSEQELPDLLDYDIIAADATYLYFRGTPLHPFGHGLSYTTFEYADLRVRNADGVITAEVTVTNTGDRPGVEVVQFYTHQQRSRVKQPVRRLRGFDKARLAPGESRTVTLEIPVSELAFWDVTRNRFVVESAPHQLMVGRSATDLRLSARFEVEGEAIPPQAGLLRAAGHDEYDAITFVDETRVDGDAVRSDEEGAWILFRQVDLTGVTACVATAGSSEGGMITIRRGDPLYGQALATFPVPRTDRYDYHAITAPLAAPDGVQDLYVVFENDGVTLVQLDFGAGA, encoded by the coding sequence ATGACCATGCACGAACCCCCCTTCCGCGACCCCTCGGTTCCCCTGACCGACCGGATCGACGACCTGGTGCGCAGGCTCACGCTCGAGGAGAAGGTCGGGCTGCTGCACCAGTACCAGGCGCCCGTCGAGCGCGTGGGCCTCGGCGCGTTCCGTACCGGCACCGAGGCGCTCCACGGCCTGGCCTGGCTCGGCCCGGCCACCGTGTTTCCCCAGGCCATCGGACTGGCCTCGACGTGGGACCTCGATCTCATGAGACGCGTCGGCGAGGCCACCAGCGACGAGGTGCTGGCCTTTCACCACAAGGACCCGGCCGGGGCGGGGCTCAACGTGTGGGCGCCCGTGGTCAACCCGCTGCGTGACCCTCGGTGGGGGCGCAACGAGGAGGGTTACTCCGAGGATCCGTGGTTGACCGGAGTCATGGCCACCGCCTACGCGCGCGGACTTCGTGGGAGCGCTCCCGAAGTTCTCAAGACCGCCCCCACGCTCAAGCATTTCCTCGCCTACAACAACGAGACCGATCGCTGCACGACCTCCAGCAGCATGCCGCCGCGGGTGCTGCACGAATACGAGCTGCCCGCGTTCCGGCCGGCCATCGAGCAGGGCGTGGCCGTGGCCGTCATGCCGTCCTACAACCTGGTCAACGGCCGGCCGGCCCACCTCAGCCCGCTGATCAACAGCGTGCTGCGGACGTGGGCGCCGGACGACCTGCTGGTCGTCAGCGACGCGTACGCGCCGGGCAACCTCACCTCGCTGCAGGGCTACCACGACACGCTGCCGGAGGCGTACGCCCACGCGGTCAAGGCCGGGCTGGACAGCTTCACCCAGGACGACGACCGCAGCGAGGCCACGCTCGGGCATCTCCGGCACGCGTTGGAGCAGGGCCTCCTGGCCGAGGAGGACGTCGACGCGGCCGTGCGGCACGCGTTGTCGATCCGGCTCAGGCTCGGCGAGTTCGACCCCGCGACGCCGTACGACGACATCGACGAGAGCGTGGTCAACTGCCCCGACCACCAGGCGCTGGCCAGGGAGGCGGCGCGGCGCTCATTCGTGTTGCTGAAGAACGACGGCCTGCTGCCGCTGGCGGACGTGACCAGGATCGCGGTGATCGGGCAGCTCGGTGACACGCTCATGGAGGACTGGTACAGCGGCACCCTGCCCTACGCCGTGACCGCCCGCGCCGGGCTGGCCGAGCGGTGCGAGACCGTCTTCTGCGAGGCCGTGGACCGCGTGACGCTGACCGCCGACGCGGGACCGGTCATCGCCGACCCCGCCGGCGGGCCGCTGCAGATCAGGACGGCGGAGGCCGGCGCGTTCGACCTGTTCGACTGGGGCGGCGGCGCGTACGCGCTGCGCTCCGTGACGACCGGCCGGTTCGTGTCCGTGGTCGACGGAACGCTGGTGAACGACCAGCCGGGGCCGAACGGGTGGGAGGTGCGCGAGACCTTCCGCATGGAGGAACGGCCGCGCGGCACGCTCGCCCTGCGCCACATCTCGACCGGCTGCTACGTCGGCGCGGGCGAGGACGGCGTGCTGCGCCTGGTCGACGACGCCGACCAGGCCGTGTGGCTGGCCATGGAGGTGCTCAGGAGCGGCACCGACCAGGCCGCCCGCCTGGCCGCGGACGCCGACGTGGCGGTCGTGGTGGTCGGCGACCATCCGCTGGTCAACGGCCGCGAGACCGAGGACCGCATGACGCTGGCCCTCGCCTCCGCTCAGGACGCCGTGGTCGCGGCCGTGCGCAAGGCCAACCCCCGCACCGTCATGGTCATCACCAGCGGCTACCCGCTCACCTGGACCGACGACGAGGTGCCCGCCGTGCTCTGGTCGGCCCACGGCGGCCAGGAGTACGGCCACGCCCTGGCCGAGGTGCTCTTCGGCGACGCGGACCCGGAGGGCCGCCTCACCCAGACCTGGTACCGCTCCGAGCAGGAGCTTCCCGACCTGCTCGACTACGACATCATCGCCGCGGACGCCACCTACCTGTACTTCCGCGGCACCCCGCTGCACCCCTTCGGCCACGGCCTCAGCTACACCACGTTCGAGTACGCCGACCTGCGCGTCCGGAACGCGGACGGCGTGATCACCGCCGAGGTCACGGTGACGAACACGGGGGACCGGCCCGGTGTGGAGGTCGTCCAGTTCTACACCCATCAGCAACGCTCCCGCGTCAAGCAGCCGGTGCGCCGCCTGCGCGGGTTCGACAAGGCCCGCCTCGCACCCGGCGAGAGCCGGACCGTGACCCTGGAAATACCCGTGTCCGAGCTGGCCTTCTGGGACGTGACCAGGAACAGGTTCGTGGTGGAGAGCGCGCCGCACCAGCTCATGGTCGGCCGCAGCGCCACCGACCTGCGCCTGAGCGCCCGCTTCGAGGTCGAAGGGGAGGCCATCCCGCCGCAAGCAGGGCTGCTGCGCGCGGCCGGCCACGACGAGTACGACGCGATCACGTTCGTGGACGAGACCAGGGTGGACGGCGACGCGGTGCGGTCGGACGAGGAAGGCGCCTGGATCCTGTTCCGGCAGGTGGACCTCACCGGCGTCACGGCCTGCGTGGCCACGGCCGGCAGCAGCGAAGGCGGCATGATCACGATCCGCCGCGGCGACCCGCTCTACGGCCAGGCCCTGGCGACCTTCCCGGTGCCCAGAACGGACCGTTACGACTATCACGCCATCACGGCACCCCTTGCGGCCCCCGACGGGGTGCAGGATCTTTATGTGGTGTTCGAGAACGACGGCGTGACGTTGGTCCAGCTCGACTTCGGAGCCGGGGCTTGA
- a CDS encoding LacI family DNA-binding transcriptional regulator translates to MSRRTVTISEVAKHAGVAVSTVSYVLSGKRTISADTRRRVLDSISALGYHPNAGARALASKRSNVIALVLPLRAGMHVPVLMRFASAVVTAARRFDHDVLLLTADEGAAGIRRVAASALVDALVLMDVELDDRRVPLLRELAEPSVLIGFPAEPAGLTCVDLDFHAAGARCVEHLAERGHGEIALLGAPSVVYDRGTGFATRTREGFEAAMADHGLKGVALPCEETFDEVYETVRDLLLDHPGLSGLVVHNEAAVGHVMAALRQLNRRVPHDMAVVAICPEDVAERASPALTSVLIPAEEVGREAVRLVMDKLEGRAVPDSTLLTPLLAVRSST, encoded by the coding sequence TTGAGCCGGCGCACGGTCACGATCTCCGAGGTCGCCAAGCACGCGGGCGTGGCCGTCAGCACGGTCTCGTACGTGCTCAGCGGCAAGCGGACGATCTCGGCCGACACCAGGCGGCGGGTGCTCGACAGCATCAGCGCGCTCGGCTACCACCCCAACGCCGGCGCCCGGGCCCTGGCGAGCAAGCGCTCCAACGTGATCGCGCTGGTGCTGCCGCTGCGGGCAGGCATGCACGTGCCCGTGCTGATGCGCTTCGCCAGCGCCGTCGTCACGGCCGCCCGCCGCTTCGACCACGACGTGCTGCTGCTGACCGCCGACGAGGGCGCCGCCGGCATCCGCCGGGTGGCCGCGAGCGCGCTGGTGGACGCGCTGGTCCTCATGGACGTGGAGCTGGACGACCGCCGGGTGCCGCTGCTGCGCGAGCTGGCCGAGCCGAGCGTGCTCATCGGCTTCCCCGCCGAGCCGGCCGGGCTGACCTGCGTCGACCTCGACTTCCACGCGGCCGGGGCGCGCTGCGTGGAGCACCTGGCCGAGCGCGGGCACGGGGAGATCGCCCTGCTCGGGGCGCCTTCCGTGGTGTACGACCGCGGCACCGGCTTCGCCACCCGCACCCGCGAGGGCTTCGAGGCCGCCATGGCCGACCACGGGCTCAAGGGTGTGGCGCTGCCCTGCGAGGAGACGTTCGACGAGGTCTACGAGACCGTGCGCGACCTGCTCCTCGACCATCCTGGCCTGTCCGGGCTGGTGGTGCACAACGAGGCCGCGGTGGGGCACGTGATGGCGGCGTTGCGCCAGCTGAACCGGCGAGTGCCGCACGACATGGCCGTGGTGGCGATCTGCCCCGAGGACGTGGCCGAGCGCGCCAGCCCGGCCCTGACCTCGGTGCTGATCCCGGCCGAGGAGGTCGGCAGGGAGGCGGTGCGCCTCGTCATGGACAAGCTGGAAGGGCGCGCCGTGCCGGACTCCACCCTCCTCACCCCGCTGCTGGCCGTCCGCAGCAGCACCTGA
- a CDS encoding putative glycolipid-binding domain-containing protein: MTFTPPPKTAAWRHADVQTGFEVVYFRPLGDWYRIEGCTTGVEEGRTWIVGYAIDVDSRWITRRAEVTGRWVTGSRRTTLESDGDGHWLVDGAPAPHLDGCFDVDLESSAMTNAFPVHRMRLAVGAASEAPAAYVRSLDLAVERLEQHYARVDGESYDYVSPGDGFSCRLVYDKAGFVLDYPGIAVRAL, translated from the coding sequence GTGACCTTCACACCTCCGCCGAAGACCGCCGCCTGGCGGCACGCCGACGTGCAAACGGGCTTCGAGGTGGTCTACTTCCGTCCGCTGGGCGACTGGTACCGCATCGAGGGTTGTACGACCGGCGTCGAAGAGGGCCGGACCTGGATCGTCGGCTACGCCATCGACGTCGACTCGCGGTGGATCACGAGACGCGCCGAGGTCACGGGACGGTGGGTGACCGGGTCCCGGCGCACCACCCTGGAGAGCGACGGGGACGGCCACTGGCTGGTCGACGGCGCACCCGCCCCGCACCTGGACGGCTGTTTCGACGTCGACCTGGAGTCGTCGGCGATGACCAACGCGTTCCCCGTGCACCGCATGCGGCTGGCCGTGGGCGCCGCGTCCGAAGCCCCCGCCGCCTACGTCCGTTCCCTGGACCTCGCCGTCGAGCGCCTCGAACAGCACTATGCCCGGGTCGACGGCGAGAGCTACGACTACGTCTCGCCGGGCGACGGGTTCTCCTGCCGCCTGGTCTACGACAAGGCGGGTTTCGTCCTGGACTATCCCGGCATCGCCGTGCGGGCCTTGTAG